A single genomic interval of Coregonus clupeaformis isolate EN_2021a unplaced genomic scaffold, ASM2061545v1 scaf1135, whole genome shotgun sequence harbors:
- the LOC121544414 gene encoding sentrin-specific protease 6 — translation MSPAPIQVLDDDEIVEIESTFKGPVKRVILYPPPPARGGISVTNEDLHCLNEGEFLNDVIIDFYLKYLVSAMLKKEDASRSHMFSSFFYKRLTQTEQGKTPYSEDLPVKKRRHNRVRTWTRNVDLFQKDFIFVPINESAHWFLAVICFPGLEDLQQEPQSLQQQEPLSPDSPFPAWLEEVESDLDKCFLMDFTSPNPMSLFFSPPGSSTRGQPGPEASDCDLTIGVRLRVCSNGGGGEELWSGMKEVCVSPTTTGVHGLGLIKKQQLLSDDCNRSEIEKDIFAFSPVQDSNQDQCNESKQQDSVDVSSQPTTSKQPCILIMDSLGGHARSGVVKILQEYLEVEWEVRKRSLRSFSKDAMRGSNPQVPQQDNYSDCGVYLLQYVESFFQNPPQDFESPMDLKEWFPLMRVKRKRADIRKLVLKIQQQQEDTNDS, via the exons ATGTCCCCTGCCCCAATACAAGTCTTGGATGATGACGAAATAGTGGAGATTGAATCAACCTTCAAAGGGCCAGTCAAGAG GGTAATACTGTACCCCCCTCCTCCAGCCAGAGGGGGGATATCTGTCACCAATGAAGACCTGCACTGTCTCAACGAGGGAGAGTTCTTGAATGATGTCATCATTGACTTTTACCTGAA GTACTTGGTCTCTGCAATGCTGAAAAAGGAGGATGCCAGCAGGAGTCACATGTTCAGCTCCTTCTTTTACAAGCGCCTCACCCAGACAGAGCAGGGGAAGACCCCATACTCTGAGGACCTACC TGTGAAGAAAAGGAGACACAACCGAGTGAGAACATGGACCAGGAATGTTGACCTCTTCCAGAAGGACTTCATCTTTGTCCCCATAAATGAATC GGCACACTGGTTCCTGGCGGTCATCTGCTTCCCTGGCTTAGAGGACCTCCAGCAGGAGCCCCAGTCCCTTCAGCAGCAGGAACCGCTGTCTCCAGACTCCCCATTCCCAGCCTGGTTGGAGGAAGTAGAGAGCGACCTGGACAAGTGCTTCCTGATGGACTTCACCTCCCCCAACCCCATGTCACTGTTTTTCAGCCCCCCCGGCAGCAGCACCAGGGGTCAGCCAGGCCCAGAAGCCTCAGACTGCGACCTCACCATAGGGGTGAGGCTGCGCGTATGCTCAAacggtgggggaggagaggagctgtgGTCGGGCATGAAGGAGGTCTGTGTGAGCCCCACCACCACCGGGGTCCATGGTCTGGGTCTGATAAAGAAGCAGCAGCTCCTCTCAG ATGATTGCAACAGATCTGAAATAGAAAAGGATATCTTTGCCTTTTCTCCTGTTCAGGATTCAAATCAG GACCAGTGCAATGAGAGTAAACAGCAGGACAGTGTTGATGTCTCCTCCCAACCCACTACCAGTAAACA ACCTTGTATCCTGATCATGGATTCCCTAGGAGGCCATGCGAGGTCAGGGGTCGTGAAGATCCTGCAAGA ATACTTAGAGGTTGAGTGGGAGGTGAGGAAACGCAGTCTGAGGAGTTTCTCTAAAGATGCGATGAGGGGCTCAAACCCCCAGGTCCCTCAGCAGGACAACTACAGCGACTGTGGCGTTTACCTGCTTCAATATGTGGAGAGCTTCTTCCAG AATCCCCCACAAGATTTTGAGTCGCCCATGGACCTAAAGGAATGGTTTCCACTGATGCGGGTGAAGCGCAAGCGAGCAGATATCAGGAAGCTCGTCCTCAAAATTCAACAGCAACAAGAGGACACAAATGACTCATAA